From Columba livia isolate bColLiv1 breed racing homer chromosome 5, bColLiv1.pat.W.v2, whole genome shotgun sequence, one genomic window encodes:
- the RPL27A gene encoding large ribosomal subunit protein uL15 produces the protein MPSRLRKTRKLRGHVSHGHGRVGKHRKHPGGRGNAGGMHHHRINFDKYHPGYFGKVGMRHYHLKRNQKFCPTLNLDKLWTLVSEQTRLNYAKNEAGLAPVIDVVRSGYYKVLGKGKLPKQPVIVKAKFFSRRAEEKIKAVGGACVLVA, from the exons ATG CCTTCCAGGCTAAGGAAGACCCGGAAGCTGCGGGGACACGTTAGCCACGGCCACGGCCGCGTTG GCAAACACAGGAAACATCCTGGAGGGCGTGGTAATGCTGGTGGTATGCACCATCACAGGATTAATTTTGATAAATA TCACCCTGGATACTTTGGAAAAGTAGGCATGAGACACTATCACTTGAAGAGAAATCAAAAGTTCTGTCCTACTCTCAATTTGGATAAACTATGGACGCTTGTCAGTGAACAGACAAGGCTCAATTACGCAAAAAATGAGGCTGGACTGGCCCCTGTGATCGATGTTGTGCGCTCA gGCTATTACAAAGTCCTGGGTAAGGGGAAACTGCCCAAGCAGCCTGTAATTGTGAAAGCAAAGTTCTtcagcagaagagcagaggagAAGATCAAAGCAGTTGGTGGTGCCTGTGTGCTTGTGGCATGA